The DNA region CAAAGCTAGTGATGCGATCGCTACTTTGAACTTAGATTTTCTAAGCGGTGTATGTGAAGGGTTGGAAATTGCAATTCGAGGGTTGTGAAAAGTTAAGATAAATTAATAAGTTTATTTTTTGCCCTCTAAAGCATCATTCAACCTGTCGTTTCTTCCAATAATCTGGTTTACGCTTTCCATGAGCTATTGCAGCCACCCAAATAAACTCCTTGAATTACGTGTAGAAGATGAGATGGGGAAAACACTGAAGGACGTAGCGACGCAACTCGGCAATTTTGTACGGCGCTCCTATGCTTGGATTTTGCTGAATTTTGCCGATAGCCTGCTCCACTTAAGATAAGAAATCTAGCCCCAAGCCAGCCTTCTGCTTCTCGTAGTATGCGACTGAATTATCTAGCTCTGCTCTAGCTTCACTGTGAAAAATAATCTGCTTCACGAGTACTTTTCTCGCAGTTCAGTAAATACCTTGTCTGACATTTCACCATAAGCTGTTCCACTACTAATCTCTTCCATCCTTCTCGTTAACTCAACATCCCAAGCAAATTCTGCGTTATCGTCAACATCTTGATCTAAAGAGTGGATCAAAAAGTAAGCAAGCTCTGCACGCTCTTGCATAGATAGCTGAGATAGT from Nostoc commune NIES-4072 includes:
- a CDS encoding addiction module protein, whose translation is MTETVQKLRLELSQLSMQERAELAYFLIHSLDQDVDDNAEFAWDVELTRRMEEISSGTAYGEMSDKVFTELREKYS